Proteins found in one Zea mays cultivar B73 chromosome 1, Zm-B73-REFERENCE-NAM-5.0, whole genome shotgun sequence genomic segment:
- the LOC103641648 gene encoding uncharacterized protein, whose protein sequence is MATSPPSPSAHAELPSDLFRAGSCSSHSPATSSSSASPAWSLPWRNHPWSRFPLLGLASMGASSRSSQAQSCSSPRCGRHFSHGRAHHLPGQAGPLCSSMAVSSMSPSSSSDGQLGSLCSVPPLGIQLSAGACQHSPPPTQHSSSLSSAMDACSRKLHGQIPVSPIDTRYSKLHPINFPRAKTRCPLLCPYSSLYGYSHGAVPQPASCLRQAAIVPCSRARHRDSQVAACPSPSSKSMVGILTGSDASREPHLLLVHSCYCPSS, encoded by the coding sequence ATGGCCACCTCCCCGCCATCTCCCTCAGCACACGCCGAGCTCCCCTCCGATCTGTTCAGAGCAGGGAGCTGCAGCTCCCATTCCCCAGCAACATCTTCCTCGTCGGCGTCCCCTGCTTGGAGCCTCCCATGGCGCAATCACCCATGGTCGAGGTTCCCCCTGCTTGGCCTCGCTTCCATGGGCGCTAGCAGCAGAAGCTCCCAAGCACAGAGCTGTTCTTCCCCAAGGTGCGGGCGCCATTTCTCCCATGGCCGAGCTCACCACCTGCCAGGACAAGCCGGACCCCTCTGCTCCTCCATGGCTGTGAGCTCGATGTCCCCTTCTTCCTCCTCCGATGGGCAACTCGGCTCCCTCTGCTCCGTTCCCCCACTCGGCATCCAACTTTCTGCAGGAGCTTGCCAACACTCTCCTCCCCCCACTCAGCACTCCTCTTCCCTTTCCTCTGCCATGGACGCATGCAGCCGTAAGCTCCATGGTCAGATCCCCGTCTCCCCCATCGACACTAGGTATTCGAAACTGCACCCTATCAACTTCCCCAGGGCAAAGACTCGGTGCCCCCTTCTCTGTCCCTACTCCTCCCTCTATGGATATTCCCATGGCGCAGTTCCCCAGCCGGCTTCCTGCCTCCGGCAAGCAGCAATTGTTCCCTGCTCGCGAGCTCGCCATCGGGACTCCCAAGTCGCTGCATGCCCCAGCCCAAGCTCCAAATCCATGGTTGGAATCCTCACCGGAAGCGACGCTAGTCGCGAGCCTCACTTGCTCCTTGTGCATAGTTGCTATTGTCCATCGTCTTGA